In Methylobacterium aquaticum, the following are encoded in one genomic region:
- the prfB gene encoding peptide chain release factor 2 (programmed frameshift) produces MRAEIEQLSDAAKQSIGLLRRHLDWDTVDKRLAELNARSEDPSLWNDPEEAQKVMRERTQLDEAVTAIRRLEQGLEDGATLIELGEMEEDSASIREGEEQIRAVQAEAARRQIETLLSGEADGNDTYLEVHAGAGGTESQDWANMLQRMYSRWAERRKYKVDIVEWSDGEEAGIKGATLLIKGHNAYGWLKTESGVHRLVRISPYDSNARRHTSFASVWVYPVIDDRITIEIKESDCRIDTYRSSGAGGQHVNTTDSAVRITHNPTGIVVACQQERSQHKNRATAWNMLRARLYELELKKREEKANAEAASKTDIGWGHQIRSYVLQPYQLVKDLRTGAQSTSPDDVLDGDIDDLIEASLAHRVYGGADAVEDID; encoded by the exons ATGCGCGCCGAGATCGAGCAACTCTCGGATGCCGCCAAGCAGTCGATCGGACTGCTGAGGAGGCATCTT GACTGGGATACCGTTGACAAGCGCCTCGCGGAGCTGAACGCCCGCTCGGAGGACCCCTCGCTCTGGAACGATCCGGAGGAGGCCCAGAAGGTCATGCGCGAGCGCACGCAGCTCGACGAGGCCGTCACGGCGATCCGGCGCCTGGAGCAGGGGCTGGAGGACGGCGCGACGCTGATCGAGCTCGGCGAGATGGAGGAGGATTCCGCCAGCATCCGCGAGGGCGAGGAGCAGATCCGCGCCGTGCAGGCGGAGGCCGCGCGCCGCCAGATCGAGACCCTGCTCTCGGGCGAGGCCGACGGCAACGACACCTATCTCGAAGTGCATGCCGGCGCCGGCGGCACCGAGAGCCAGGACTGGGCCAACATGCTCCAGCGCATGTATTCCCGCTGGGCCGAGCGCCGGAAGTACAAGGTCGACATCGTCGAGTGGTCGGACGGTGAAGAGGCCGGGATCAAGGGCGCCACGCTCCTGATCAAGGGCCACAACGCCTATGGCTGGCTGAAGACCGAATCGGGCGTCCACCGCCTGGTGCGGATCTCGCCCTACGATTCCAACGCCCGGCGGCACACCAGCTTCGCCAGCGTCTGGGTCTACCCGGTCATCGACGACCGGATCACGATCGAGATCAAGGAATCCGACTGCCGGATCGACACCTACCGCTCGTCGGGAGCGGGCGGCCAGCACGTCAACACCACCGATTCGGCGGTGCGCATCACCCACAACCCGACAGGGATCGTGGTGGCGTGCCAGCAGGAGCGCTCGCAGCACAAGAACCGGGCCACCGCCTGGAACATGCTGCGCGCCCGCCTCTACGAACTCGAGCTGAAGAAGCGCGAGGAGAAGGCCAATGCCGAGGCGGCCTCGAAGACCGATATCGGCTGGGGCCACCAGATCCGCTCCTACGTGCTCCAGCCGTATCAGCTGGTGAAGGACCTGCGCACCGGCGCCCAGTCGACCAGCCCCGACGACGTCCTCGACGGCGACATCGACGACCTGATCGAGGCGTCGCTGGCCCACCGCGTCTATGGCGGGGCCGACGCGGTCGAGGATATCGACTGA
- a CDS encoding type II toxin-antitoxin system RelE/ParE family toxin — protein sequence MIRIRQTKTYRRWEQQLKDPRARAAIAARLLRLANGLIGDAAPVGGGVSELRIHYGPGYRVYFQRRGDDIVILLCAGDKSSQSRDIKKALQLAADEA from the coding sequence ATGATTCGGATCAGGCAGACGAAAACCTATCGTCGCTGGGAACAGCAGCTCAAGGACCCGCGAGCACGAGCCGCCATCGCGGCTCGTCTGCTGCGGCTTGCGAACGGCCTCATCGGAGACGCGGCGCCCGTGGGTGGCGGCGTGAGCGAATTGCGCATCCACTATGGCCCTGGTTACCGCGTTTATTTTCAGCGGCGGGGCGATGACATCGTGATCCTGCTCTGCGCAGGTGACAAATCCAGCCAGAGTCGCGACATCAAGAAAGCGCTGCAACTCGCTGCCGACGAGGCCTGA
- a CDS encoding addiction module antidote protein produces the protein MADEITDYDFAASLQTDEAIAVFLSDAFETGDANHIATALEIAVRAKGEARIASKEGMPEEGYDLDNPTLATLLAVMKALGVGFSPMPVRPAS, from the coding sequence ATGGCTGACGAGATCACCGACTACGATTTTGCCGCCTCGCTCCAAACCGACGAGGCCATCGCGGTCTTCCTTTCGGACGCCTTCGAGACGGGCGATGCGAACCATATCGCGACAGCTCTCGAGATCGCCGTTCGCGCCAAGGGCGAGGCACGGATCGCGTCCAAGGAGGGAATGCCAGAGGAGGGGTACGACCTGGATAACCCGACCCTCGCGACTTTGCTGGCCGTGATGAAGGCCCTCGGGGTCGGCTTCTCGCCCATGCCCGTGCGCCCCGCATCGTGA
- a CDS encoding N-acetylmuramoyl-L-alanine amidase: MPTRARPIRLLVRAALVATGLFLPAAAGATPPAPDRAAERPAAERSAADRPAVAIAAETAVIPEGGTRLTVVLSRPVEARAFVMERPDRAIVDLPEVNFQLPPEAGRKREGLVASYRYGLFAPGRSRIVIDLAQAATVARVATTTRPRDGATLLTIDLARSDREAFRRAAQAPEPPRAAGPPAREGVDSRPLVIIDAGHGGIDPGAIAGNGVYEKDIVFGVAQGLVRRLEAGGRIRVQMTRDRDVFVPLAERVRIARDARADLFVSIHADSISAAPQVRGATIYTGSEKATDAESARLADRENKADAAAGADQGEGPGDVADILQELTLRETRGFSARFAKGLFTRLSGVMEMSTKPHREAGFRVLRSPDVPSVLVELGYLSSKRDLDLLLSDEWRLNVTGQMAEAIEAFFAARLPPAIARGTEAPRIGKAAQITPAQIGPAEIGLGQIAPAPVSP, translated from the coding sequence ATGCCGACACGCGCACGTCCGATCCGCCTGCTCGTCCGCGCCGCCCTCGTGGCCACGGGCCTGTTCCTGCCGGCCGCCGCCGGCGCCACTCCGCCGGCGCCCGACCGCGCGGCGGAGCGGCCTGCCGCCGAGCGATCCGCCGCGGACCGTCCCGCGGTGGCGATCGCCGCCGAGACGGCGGTCATCCCTGAGGGCGGCACCCGCCTGACCGTGGTGCTGTCGCGGCCGGTCGAGGCCCGGGCCTTCGTGATGGAGCGGCCGGACCGGGCGATCGTCGACCTGCCCGAGGTCAACTTCCAATTGCCGCCCGAGGCCGGACGCAAGCGCGAGGGCCTCGTCGCCTCCTACCGCTACGGCCTGTTCGCCCCGGGGCGCTCGCGCATCGTCATCGACCTGGCGCAAGCCGCCACGGTGGCCCGGGTCGCCACCACGACCCGCCCGCGGGACGGGGCGACCCTGCTCACCATCGATCTCGCCCGCAGCGACCGCGAGGCCTTCCGCCGCGCCGCGCAGGCCCCCGAGCCGCCCCGCGCGGCGGGCCCACCGGCCCGCGAGGGCGTCGATTCGCGTCCCCTCGTGATCATCGATGCCGGCCATGGCGGCATCGATCCGGGCGCGATCGCGGGCAACGGGGTCTACGAGAAGGACATCGTGTTCGGGGTTGCCCAAGGGCTGGTCCGGCGCCTGGAGGCCGGCGGCAGGATCCGGGTGCAGATGACCCGCGACCGCGACGTATTCGTGCCGCTCGCCGAGCGGGTGCGCATCGCCCGCGATGCCCGCGCCGACCTGTTCGTGTCGATCCACGCCGATTCGATCTCGGCCGCGCCGCAGGTGCGCGGCGCCACGATCTATACCGGTTCGGAGAAGGCCACCGACGCCGAATCGGCCCGGCTCGCCGACCGCGAGAACAAGGCCGACGCCGCGGCCGGCGCCGACCAGGGCGAGGGGCCGGGCGACGTCGCCGACATCCTGCAGGAACTCACCCTGCGCGAGACCCGCGGCTTCTCGGCGCGCTTCGCCAAGGGCCTGTTCACCCGCCTCTCCGGCGTGATGGAGATGAGCACGAAGCCCCATCGCGAGGCGGGCTTCCGCGTGCTGCGTTCGCCCGACGTGCCCTCGGTGCTGGTCGAGCTCGGCTACCTGTCGAGCAAGCGCGACCTCGACCTCCTGCTCTCCGACGAATGGCGGCTGAACGTCACCGGCCAGATGGCCGAGGCGATCGAGGCGTTCTTCGCCGCCCGCCTGCCGCCCGCCATCGCCCGCGGGACCGAGGCGCCGCGGATCGGCAAGGCCGCCCAGATCACGCCGGCCCAGATCGGACCTGCCGAGATCGGACTTGGCCAGATCGCGCCCGCCCCAGTTTCACCATAG
- the fdh3B gene encoding formate dehydrogenase FDH3 subunit beta → MARMKFLCDADRCIECNACVTACKNEHEVPWGINRRRVITLNDGKPGERSVSMACMHCTDAPCAAVCPVNCFYTTADAVVLHSKDLCIGCGYCFYACPFGAPQYPRVGNFGSRGKMDKCTYCSGGPEPDLSVAEYEKYGSNRLAEGKLPLCAEMCSTKSLLAGDGEMIAQIYKERVIKRGYGSGAWGWKTAYRETIAI, encoded by the coding sequence ATGGCCAGAATGAAGTTCCTCTGCGACGCCGACCGCTGCATCGAGTGCAATGCCTGCGTCACCGCCTGCAAGAACGAGCACGAGGTGCCGTGGGGCATCAACCGTCGCCGGGTCATCACCCTCAACGACGGCAAGCCCGGCGAGCGCTCGGTCTCGATGGCCTGCATGCACTGCACCGACGCGCCCTGCGCCGCGGTGTGCCCGGTGAACTGCTTCTACACCACGGCCGATGCCGTGGTGCTGCATTCCAAGGACCTGTGCATCGGCTGCGGCTACTGCTTCTACGCCTGCCCGTTCGGGGCGCCGCAATATCCCCGCGTCGGGAATTTCGGCTCCCGCGGCAAGATGGACAAATGCACCTACTGCTCGGGCGGCCCGGAGCCCGACCTGTCGGTGGCCGAGTACGAGAAATACGGCTCGAACCGCCTCGCCGAGGGCAAGCTGCCGCTCTGCGCCGAGATGTGCTCGACCAAGTCGCTGCTCGCCGGCGACGGCGAGATGATCGCCCAGATCTACAAGGAGCGGGTGATCAAGCGCGGCTACGGCTCGGGCGCCTGGGGCTGGAAGACGGCCTACCGCGAGACGATCGCGATCTAG
- a CDS encoding NupC/NupG family nucleoside CNT transporter, translating into MPDRLIHAAVSIAFLLAVAALFSTDRRAIRPRVVLSALAVQIGIGAVVLFWPSGRGALGAVADAVQAVLSYGDKGVAFLFGGLVEPKMFELFGGGGFVLALRVLPQIIYVSALIAVLYHFGVMQALARALGAALQRVLGTSPIETFSAVITIFIGQSEIAVALRPFLALLTEAELFAVMTSGAASTAGSILAGYAALGVPMPYLLAASFMAIPGGLLYAKILMPSTEPSRVTTMRVTFGETRAVNVIEAAADGAQKGLAVAVAVGAMLIAFVGLIALLNGLVAYGGGLVGMPGASIEGLLGAALAPLAWLLGVPWDQATLVGGAIGQKLAFNEFLAYANLSPVLKSGELGEHTTAILCFALCGFANLSSIAIQLASFGSLVPERRAEVASYGLRAILAGTLSNLTSAAIAGVFIGA; encoded by the coding sequence ATGCCGGACCGCCTGATCCACGCTGCTGTCAGCATCGCGTTCCTGCTCGCGGTCGCCGCGCTGTTCTCGACCGACCGCCGGGCGATCCGGCCGCGGGTGGTGCTGTCGGCGCTCGCCGTCCAGATCGGGATCGGCGCCGTGGTGCTGTTCTGGCCCTCCGGGCGCGGGGCCTTGGGCGCCGTCGCCGACGCGGTCCAGGCGGTGCTGTCCTACGGCGACAAGGGCGTGGCCTTCCTGTTCGGCGGCCTCGTCGAGCCGAAGATGTTCGAGTTGTTCGGCGGCGGCGGCTTCGTGCTGGCGTTGCGCGTCCTGCCGCAGATCATCTACGTCTCGGCGCTGATCGCGGTCCTGTATCATTTCGGGGTGATGCAGGCGCTCGCCCGGGCTCTCGGGGCGGCGTTGCAGCGGGTACTCGGCACCTCGCCGATCGAGACCTTCTCGGCGGTCATCACCATCTTCATCGGCCAGAGCGAGATCGCGGTGGCCTTGCGCCCGTTCCTGGCGCTCCTCACCGAGGCCGAACTCTTTGCCGTGATGACGAGCGGGGCCGCCTCCACGGCCGGCTCGATCCTCGCGGGCTATGCCGCGCTCGGCGTGCCGATGCCGTATCTGCTGGCCGCCTCGTTCATGGCGATCCCCGGCGGGCTCCTCTACGCCAAGATCCTGATGCCCTCGACCGAGCCGAGCCGGGTCACGACCATGCGGGTCACCTTCGGCGAGACCCGGGCCGTCAACGTGATCGAGGCCGCCGCCGACGGCGCCCAGAAGGGCCTCGCGGTCGCGGTGGCGGTCGGCGCGATGCTGATCGCCTTCGTCGGCCTGATCGCGCTGCTCAACGGCCTCGTGGCCTACGGGGGTGGTCTCGTCGGGATGCCGGGCGCCTCGATCGAGGGGCTGCTCGGGGCGGCGCTCGCGCCCCTCGCCTGGCTCCTCGGCGTGCCGTGGGACCAGGCGACCCTGGTCGGCGGCGCCATCGGCCAGAAGCTCGCCTTCAACGAGTTCCTGGCCTACGCCAACCTCTCGCCGGTCCTGAAGAGCGGCGAACTCGGGGAACACACGACGGCGATCCTGTGCTTTGCGCTCTGCGGCTTCGCCAACCTGTCGTCGATCGCGATCCAGCTCGCGAGCTTCGGCAGCCTGGTGCCCGAGCGCCGGGCGGAGGTCGCCTCCTACGGCCTCCGGGCGATCCTCGCCGGCACCCTGTCGAACCTGACCAGCGCGGCGATTGCCGGAGTGTTCATCGGGGCGTGA
- a CDS encoding serine hydrolase domain-containing protein → MGDDLKSAADAILQRGVARNPGLPGLVAMATDRERTLYAGAAGQRSETAPMTSDTVLAIFSTTKAVTGTAVLQLAEEGRLDLDAPASAYVPALGEIQVLEGFGDDGAPRLRPPARPVTTRMLLLHTAGFGYDIFNESYARLLRETKRPSVTSGTRASLMTPLLFDPGESWEYGSNIDWAGQVVEAVTGQRLGAVMRERVFAPLGMDSTGFALTPDMRARLARMHQRNEDGSLKVLAGFELPQEPEVEMGGHGLYSTAEDYLRFIRMWLNDGASPNGPVLRPETVAMAATNGLGPSLKIRALPGVKRHLSHDAEFFPGMPKSWGLSFMINDEPAPTGRSAGSLAWAGLANLYFWIDRNVGVGGFWGTQLFPFADPAAVENFLEFETAVYRSLS, encoded by the coding sequence ATGGGCGACGATCTCAAGAGCGCGGCCGACGCGATCCTCCAGCGTGGCGTCGCGCGGAATCCGGGCCTGCCCGGTCTCGTGGCGATGGCGACCGACCGGGAGCGCACGCTCTATGCCGGCGCCGCCGGCCAGCGGAGCGAGACCGCGCCGATGACCTCCGACACGGTGCTGGCGATCTTCTCCACCACCAAGGCGGTCACCGGAACGGCGGTCCTGCAGCTGGCGGAGGAGGGCCGGCTCGATCTCGACGCGCCGGCCTCCGCCTACGTGCCGGCACTCGGCGAGATCCAGGTGCTCGAGGGCTTCGGCGACGACGGCGCCCCGCGCCTGCGCCCGCCGGCCCGTCCGGTCACCACCCGGATGCTGCTGCTGCACACAGCCGGCTTCGGCTACGACATCTTCAACGAATCGTATGCCCGCCTCCTGCGCGAGACCAAGCGGCCGAGCGTGACCAGCGGCACCCGCGCCTCGCTGATGACGCCGCTGCTGTTCGATCCCGGCGAGTCCTGGGAGTACGGCAGCAACATCGACTGGGCCGGCCAGGTGGTCGAGGCGGTGACGGGACAGCGCCTCGGAGCGGTGATGCGGGAGCGCGTCTTTGCACCGCTCGGCATGGACTCGACCGGCTTCGCGCTGACGCCGGACATGCGCGCCCGCCTCGCCCGGATGCATCAGCGGAACGAGGACGGCTCGCTCAAGGTCCTCGCCGGCTTCGAGCTGCCGCAGGAGCCGGAGGTCGAGATGGGCGGCCACGGGCTCTACTCGACCGCCGAGGACTACCTGCGCTTCATCCGGATGTGGCTCAACGACGGCGCCTCGCCGAACGGGCCGGTGCTGCGGCCGGAAACGGTTGCGATGGCGGCCACCAACGGCCTCGGGCCCTCGCTCAAGATCCGCGCCCTGCCGGGGGTGAAGCGCCACCTCTCGCACGATGCCGAGTTCTTCCCCGGCATGCCGAAATCCTGGGGCTTGAGCTTCATGATCAACGACGAGCCGGCGCCGACCGGGCGCTCGGCCGGCTCGCTGGCCTGGGCGGGGCTCGCCAACCTCTATTTCTGGATCGATCGGAATGTGGGGGTCGGCGGGTTCTGGGGCACGCAGCTGTTTCCGTTCGCCGATCCGGCTGCCGTGGAGAACTTCTTGGAGTTCGAGACGGCGGTGTACAGGAGCTTGTCCTGA
- a CDS encoding formate dehydrogenase subunit gamma has translation MRRLTSLLLVAATLALTAPAVAQVRAPDGAPNPTASSVNEEMLFKQDPKIHGRISIPNATAANLIQPQGREWRDFRESWMPWIGALAVLGMLAALGLFYFTRGRIRLEHSEESGRKILRFNSFERFSHWMTASCFIVLSLSGLNYIFGKRLLMPLIGPEAFATLAQYGKYAHIYLAWPFMLGVLFMLVLWIKDNIPGKIDWIWLKQGGGLLGDAHPSAGRFNAGQKMVFWMVVGFGFAMGATGIMMIFPFAATDINGMQVMQVIHSLIGVVFIAGILAHIYIGSLGMEGAYDAMGSGEVDLAWAKVHHDLWVKEQQAKTASGPQLGRGQVPAE, from the coding sequence ATGCGCAGGCTGACCTCCCTCCTCCTCGTGGCGGCAACCCTGGCGCTGACGGCGCCCGCCGTCGCCCAGGTGCGCGCGCCCGACGGCGCCCCCAACCCCACCGCCTCCTCGGTCAACGAGGAGATGCTGTTCAAGCAGGACCCGAAGATCCACGGCCGGATCTCGATCCCGAACGCCACCGCCGCCAACCTGATCCAGCCGCAGGGGCGGGAATGGCGCGACTTCCGCGAATCCTGGATGCCGTGGATCGGTGCCCTCGCGGTGCTCGGCATGCTGGCGGCCCTCGGGCTGTTCTACTTCACCCGCGGCCGCATCCGCCTCGAGCACAGCGAGGAATCGGGGCGTAAGATCCTGCGCTTCAACAGCTTCGAGCGCTTCTCGCACTGGATGACGGCGAGCTGCTTCATCGTGCTGTCGCTGTCGGGCCTCAACTACATCTTCGGCAAGCGCCTGCTGATGCCGCTGATCGGGCCGGAGGCGTTCGCGACCCTTGCCCAGTACGGCAAGTACGCCCACATCTACCTCGCCTGGCCGTTCATGCTCGGCGTGCTGTTCATGCTGGTCCTGTGGATCAAGGACAACATCCCGGGCAAGATCGACTGGATCTGGCTCAAGCAGGGCGGCGGCCTCCTCGGCGACGCGCATCCGAGCGCCGGGCGCTTCAATGCCGGCCAGAAGATGGTGTTCTGGATGGTGGTCGGCTTCGGCTTCGCCATGGGCGCCACCGGCATCATGATGATCTTCCCGTTCGCCGCGACGGACATCAACGGGATGCAGGTCATGCAGGTGATCCACTCGCTGATCGGCGTCGTGTTCATCGCCGGCATCCTGGCCCACATCTATATCGGGTCCCTCGGCATGGAGGGCGCCTACGACGCGATGGGCAGCGGCGAGGTGGATCTGGCCTGGGCCAAGGTGCATCACGATCTCTGGGTGAAGGAACAGCAGGCCAAGACCGCGAGCGGGCCGCAGCTCGGCCGCGGTCAGGTGCCGGCCGAGTAA
- a CDS encoding caspase family protein gives MPPLRHLLLALAVLASFVATALPSAAAPAERRIALVVGNGAYADGAIPTAANDAGLVAQTLQAAGFDVVGARDLDEESLRRTLRDFTDKAAAAGPDAVAFVYLSGYGLQLENEAYFVPVDARIETASDVPLQALRVSDYVKRLAALPLKARFMVLDAARTAPFRLKGDPLAGGLPLVEAEPGSLIATNAAPGTVGPAETGPYGAYALALVEMIREGGLAPAALFERVRLRVAEATRGAEVPWSASRIEAPFVFLDRAAGAPSLAGFEAPVKPLGEIGAREAYAACLGRDTLAGYEEFVGAYPRDPLAKRVRAIIAARREALTWRRSALADTPEAYWSYLGRYPRGPHAWDARRRLSALAAAVAPPPDYRVLAYDLAPPPPDEVIYVERPALVLDDPVYALPPPPVAFLPPRPTVLVELAPPPPPVEAYILPVPAYVPVPTYVVAPPAVVPPPNPVLFQNLHVTNVTVVNEHGAEPVPPGASRLAPVAGAVAGAALGAAASRVALPPAIARKAALRPDPLGAPGQIPRATGPIGGPPPGATALRPGLPGQIPSGPRPNPAQALPGAGGTPLPAIAGRPGAPAGPAPGRPVGLGQIPGQGVSGQGISGQGVSGQGISDKAGPRPGEGPIPAQAAPAAAQPRSPAAGRPGQPALAARPPQGPAAAPPPTGMQPQGVRPPVTPMRAVLPMRPAPVQAARPALRPLAPPPRMAAPTRAPRPEDGLQRLRMEQAVRQQAMQRQQALQAQQAQGQAQARQRFEAQRMMQNQQQQMQDAMRRQQAQALRQPQMMAPRPQPMAPPQMHPPQAGPRPAPHAPPPGHGCGHPGGPPCR, from the coding sequence ATGCCGCCGCTCCGACACCTGCTTCTCGCCCTCGCGGTCCTGGCGAGTTTCGTCGCCACCGCCCTCCCCTCGGCGGCGGCCCCGGCCGAGCGGCGGATCGCCCTCGTCGTCGGCAACGGCGCCTACGCCGACGGCGCGATCCCGACGGCCGCCAACGATGCCGGCCTCGTCGCCCAGACCCTGCAGGCGGCGGGGTTCGACGTGGTCGGCGCCCGCGACCTCGACGAGGAATCGCTGCGGCGGACCTTGCGCGACTTCACCGACAAGGCCGCGGCGGCGGGGCCCGACGCGGTCGCCTTCGTGTACCTCTCCGGCTACGGGCTGCAGCTCGAGAACGAGGCCTATTTCGTCCCGGTCGACGCCCGGATCGAGACCGCCTCCGACGTGCCGCTCCAGGCCTTGCGGGTGTCGGACTACGTCAAGCGCCTCGCCGCCCTGCCGCTCAAGGCCCGCTTCATGGTGCTCGACGCCGCCCGGACCGCGCCGTTCCGGCTCAAGGGCGATCCGCTGGCCGGCGGCCTGCCCCTCGTCGAGGCCGAGCCCGGCAGCCTGATCGCCACCAATGCCGCGCCCGGCACCGTCGGCCCGGCCGAGACCGGCCCCTACGGCGCCTACGCGCTGGCCCTCGTCGAGATGATCCGCGAGGGCGGCCTCGCCCCGGCCGCCCTGTTCGAGCGGGTGCGCCTGCGGGTGGCGGAGGCGACGCGCGGCGCCGAGGTGCCGTGGAGCGCCTCGCGCATCGAGGCGCCGTTCGTGTTCCTGGATCGTGCGGCCGGAGCGCCGTCCCTCGCCGGATTCGAGGCGCCGGTAAAGCCGCTGGGCGAGATCGGCGCGCGGGAGGCCTATGCCGCCTGCCTCGGCCGCGACACCCTGGCGGGATACGAGGAGTTCGTCGGCGCCTATCCGCGCGACCCGTTGGCCAAGCGCGTGCGGGCGATCATCGCGGCCCGGCGCGAGGCCCTGACCTGGCGGCGCAGCGCGCTCGCCGACACGCCGGAGGCGTACTGGTCCTATCTCGGCCGCTATCCGCGCGGGCCGCATGCCTGGGACGCCCGCCGGCGCCTCTCGGCTTTGGCCGCCGCCGTCGCGCCGCCGCCGGATTACCGCGTGCTCGCCTACGACCTGGCCCCGCCCCCGCCCGACGAGGTGATCTATGTCGAGCGGCCGGCGCTCGTCCTCGACGATCCGGTCTACGCCCTGCCGCCGCCGCCCGTCGCCTTCCTGCCGCCGCGGCCGACCGTGCTGGTGGAGCTGGCCCCACCCCCGCCGCCGGTCGAGGCCTACATCCTGCCGGTGCCCGCTTACGTCCCGGTGCCGACCTACGTGGTGGCTCCCCCCGCCGTAGTGCCGCCGCCGAACCCGGTGCTGTTCCAGAACCTCCACGTCACGAACGTCACGGTGGTGAACGAGCACGGCGCCGAGCCGGTGCCGCCGGGAGCGTCCCGCCTCGCGCCGGTGGCCGGTGCGGTCGCGGGGGCGGCGCTCGGGGCCGCCGCGTCCCGGGTCGCCCTGCCGCCGGCCATCGCCCGGAAGGCGGCGTTGCGGCCGGACCCGCTCGGCGCACCGGGCCAGATCCCGCGTGCCACTGGCCCGATCGGTGGACCGCCTCCCGGCGCGACCGCCCTGCGGCCGGGACTGCCGGGTCAGATCCCGTCCGGGCCGCGCCCGAACCCCGCCCAGGCGCTGCCCGGCGCGGGCGGCACGCCGTTGCCGGCCATTGCCGGCCGGCCTGGCGCGCCCGCCGGCCCGGCGCCGGGTCGCCCCGTCGGGCTCGGCCAGATTCCGGGCCAAGGCGTCTCGGGCCAAGGCATCTCGGGCCAAGGCGTCTCGGGCCAAGGCATCTCGGACAAAGCCGGTCCACGTCCGGGGGAAGGGCCGATCCCCGCCCAGGCCGCGCCAGCCGCCGCGCAACCCAGGTCTCCGGCCGCAGGCCGTCCGGGACAGCCGGCCCTCGCCGCCCGTCCGCCGCAAGGACCGGCCGCCGCGCCGCCGCCGACGGGCATGCAGCCCCAGGGCGTGCGGCCCCCGGTCACGCCGATGCGCGCCGTGCTGCCGATGCGGCCGGCCCCCGTCCAGGCCGCGCGCCCGGCCTTGCGCCCGCTCGCACCGCCGCCTCGCATGGCCGCCCCGACCCGCGCGCCGCGGCCGGAAGACGGGTTGCAGCGGCTCCGGATGGAGCAGGCCGTGCGCCAGCAGGCGATGCAGCGGCAGCAGGCTCTCCAGGCACAGCAGGCCCAGGGTCAGGCCCAGGCGCGCCAGCGCTTCGAGGCGCAGCGGATGATGCAGAACCAGCAGCAGCAGATGCAGGACGCGATGCGGCGCCAGCAGGCCCAGGCCCTGCGCCAGCCGCAGATGATGGCGCCGCGGCCCCAGCCGATGGCCCCGCCGCAGATGCACCCGCCGCAGGCCGGTCCGCGCCCGGCGCCCCATGCGCCGCCGCCGGGGCATGGCTGCGGGCATCCGGGTGGACCGCCCTGCCGGTAA